A genomic region of Metopolophium dirhodum isolate CAU chromosome 1, ASM1992520v1, whole genome shotgun sequence contains the following coding sequences:
- the LOC132937544 gene encoding trehalase-like: MSKLFHDSKTFVDMKTKCNYDVIENLFISTEWSKDLNILNETINTCFEKEDSELKKWIPTDWVEHPKFLESIKDNDLKDWASKINVIWTELGRTIIDDVRLKPTNYSLIYVPNPFIIPGGRFREIYYWDSFWIIRGLLICEMHITAKGMISNYISMIKTFGHVPNGGRIYYAKRSQPPMITPMIKSYVDATNDMTFVIENIHALEIEFQYWMTQHNVTISKNGKNYTLAVYRDYSTGPRPESYREDITKAQFFKTESEKENFYSELKAAAESGWDFSSRWFILNGTNKGNLTNTKTRSIVPVELNALMFWNAKILSDFYREMNNTVKALKYENISLEWNEAVTAVLWDEEIGVWLDFDVINNVKRKYFYPTNISPLWTGCYAKNQTEYFVTRVLDYLNKADVLKTHGGIPTTLSESAEQWDQPNAWPPLQYITVMALESTGHKDAKKIASELASKWLCTNYVPFYNTSKMYEKVSPI; encoded by the exons ATGTCTAAACTATTTCATGATTCTAAGACTTTTGTGGACATGAAAACTAAATGCAACTATGATGTTATTGAAAACCTCTTCATTTCAACCGAGTGGAGCAAAGATCTAAACATTCTGAATGAAACCATCAACACATGTTTCGAGAAAGAAGattctgaattaaaaaaatggattcCTACTGATTGGGTCGAACATCCAAAATTTCTTGAAAGCATTAAGGATAACGATTTAAAAGACTGGgcaagtaaaataaatgtaatatggaCAGAACTCGGTAGAACGATCATAGATGACGTCCGCTTGAAACCCACGAACTATTCATTAATCTACGTACCAAATCCCTTTATAATACCAGGTGGTAGATtccgtgaaatatattattgggACTCGTTCTGGATAATTAGAGGCTTATTAATATGCGAAATGCATATTACTGCAAAAGGTATGATAAGTAATTATATCTCAATGATTAAAACGTTTGGACATGTACCAAACGGAGGTAGAATTTACTATGCTAAGCGATCTCAGCCCCCTATGATTACACCCATGATCAAAAGTTATGTCGATGCAACAAATGACATGACATTTGTGATAGAAAATATTCATGCATTAGAAATTGAATTCCAGTACTGGATGACACAGCACAACGTAACAATTAGCAAAAACGGAAAAAATTACACGCTTGCAGTATACAGGGATTATTCAACAGGACCACGGCCCGAATCATACAG GGAAGACATCACGAAGGCACAATTCTTTAAAACTGAAagtgaaaaagaaaatttttactcTGAGCTCAAGGCTGCAGCGGAATCGGGTTGGGACTTTTCGAGCCGTTGGTTCATCCTAAATGGAACAAATAAAG GAAACCTCACAAATACAAAAACGAGGTCAATTGTCCCGGTAGAGTTAAATGCCTTAATGTTTTGGAATGCTAAAATATTGAGTGATTTCTACCGAGAGATGAATAACACTGTAAAGGCTTTGAAATACGAAAACATTTCTTTGGAATGGAACGAAGCAGTGACAGCTGTTCTTTGGGATGAAGAAATCGGAGTGTGGTTAGACTTcgatgtaattaataatgttaaacgtaaatatttttatcctacaAACATATCACCATTATGGACTGGATGCTATGCAAAAAACCAAACCGAATACTTCGTCACAAGAGTGCTTGACTATTTGAACAAAGCGGATGTACTGAAGACTCATGGGGGCATACCAACCACACTTAGCGAATCGGCTGAACAGTGGGACCAGCCGAATGCTTGGCCCCCACTCCAATACATCACAGTTATGGCGTTAGAGAGCACTGGTCATAAAGACGCGAAAAAAATTGCGTCAGAACTAGCGTCCAAATGGTTGTGCACAAATTATGTGCCATTTTACAACACTTCTAAGATGTATGAAAAAGTAAGTCCGATTTGA